The proteins below are encoded in one region of Engraulis encrasicolus isolate BLACKSEA-1 chromosome 1, IST_EnEncr_1.0, whole genome shotgun sequence:
- the LOC134458739 gene encoding interferon-induced protein 44-like, whose amino-acid sequence MQIPQVVLVTMIDSTCPEVKEDIRLVYRSALIKKKMDTCRHHLKVPMTNIFPVKNYHEEIDLDNDIDVLLLSALTHILNLANDHVAGAESTTRQVPKTRRNPDDGWI is encoded by the exons atgc AGATTCCTCAGGTGGTGTTGGTGACGATGATTGATTCGACGTGTCCAGAGGTGAAGGAGGACATCCGACTGGTGTACAGGAGCGCCCTCATCAAAAAGAag ATGGACACCTGCAGACATCATCTGAAAGTGCCCATGACCAACATCTTCCCAGTGAAGAATTACCACGAGGAGATTGATCTGGATAATGACATTgatgtgctgctgctgtctgCTCTGACACACATCCTCAATCTAGCCAACGACCATGTAGCTGGTGCTGAATCCACAACCAGACAGGTGCCAAAAACACGGAGGAATCCAGATGATGGATGGATTTAG